Within Anolis sagrei isolate rAnoSag1 chromosome X, rAnoSag1.mat, whole genome shotgun sequence, the genomic segment aaacaacaacaaacccttcACCTGCCTTCCTTTAATGGACGCAGAATATATAAGCATGAAATGTTTGAGGTGGCCACATGATGGCAGCAAAGAGCAATTGCCAACGTGCCAATGTTGATGCTctaattatattgttgttgttgttgttgttgttattgttattagaatAGCCAATGatcaacaatgataataatatattataatatattataatataaataaataatatataattgttggtgttatattattattattattattattatattaaccttgaattattatgaattattatgaattattaatgttattattaataataataaattattattatcaaaatgGCCAATGGTCAATGTGCCAACtgtccatattttttttttttgtcatgtcaggagagacttgagaatctgcaagtcacttctagtgtgggagaattggccgtgtgcaaggacgttgctcaggggacgcccggatgatttgatgttttatcatccttgtgggaggcttctctcatgtccctgtatgaggagctggagctggtagagagagctcatccccctctccctggattcgaacctgcgacctgtcggtctgcagtcctgctggcacaggggtttaacccactgcgccaccgggggctccactgtccataataataataataataataataataataataaacaacataataatatataacaatttattgtaataatataataacatattacAACAATATATTAcactaatatattaataataattaattaattataataataatatagcaatatattacaaaaatatagaactagcggtcccctgccacgcgttgctgtggcccagtctgttgatctggaaaattaagtaatgagaaagtcttggtttctaatatatgtaatgtctttctacttgtgggtaaacagtatttcttgctgtttctttgtcagtgttgatgtggagagtgtctggtttgcccaccctggaacatgcaagatatcattgtccttctttaagggtccctttcaaatctatgatactatatctgtgtgtgtgtgtgtgtgtgaatcgtatctatctatctatctatctatctatctatctatctatctatatctgtggctggttggttctttgtcaggaggactttgattctgttttcttgccctgatgaaggaagtgggattggatggcctcaagtattttctgttggtcataggggttctgtgtgggaagtttgcctcgattctgtcgttcgtggggttcagaatgctctttgattgtaggtgaactgtgaatcctagtgactacaattcccaaatgtcaaggtctatttcccccaaactccatctgtgttcatatttgggcattttgagtgcttgtgccaagtttggtccagatccatcattgtttgagtccacagtgctctctggatgaaggtgaactataactcccaaactcaaggtcaatgcccaccacacccttccaatattttctgttggtcatgggagttctgtgtgccaagtttggttcaattccatcgctggtggagttcagaatgctctttgattgtaggtgaactataaatcccagcaactacaactcccaaatgacaaaatcataattttttgagtgatggtcactccttgtgttttgAGATGTGTTGTTGCCAAatctggtgtgatttcgttcattggtccttttgtttttaaggtactcattatgcacagagcatttttatatatatagattatgattaataataaattttaataatttataataggatatattgtaataataaattataataatatataatagatagaagaagaagaatcgcAGACTCCTGGACCTAATGTGCatttgtgctgtgttgttatgtacatgtaaaatgatgatgatgatgatgatgatgatgttggccCATTGGTCATTCTAATAATAAGAAAGCCGGAACATGATTCCTTGCGTCCTTTGAGAAGCAAtggaggggaaagaagaggaggctgagcgAAAGCTGCCTGGCCACCTGCCGCGTCTCTCCTTTCAAGCGCATCTTTTTGTCTGCGCACCCTACCTGTCGTGAACCTAGAACAAGAGCCAGGTTTGGGTTTCAGCTTCTTGCAAAGAGTCCGAAACCCTGCATCTCCCATCTACGCTTTGAAAGGCTTGGGTGTTTAAAGGCCATTCTCCATGGAGGAGCAAGGGGCAAAGCCTGCCATTGCGGCTCGCGAGACAGGTATGGAAGCTCAGGTGAGAGGGAAAGGCTCTCATTAGGATGCATTGAGGcaagtggaatgatgtccagggtgggggaaagaacccttgcctgcttaaagcaagtgtgaatgttgcaattagcaagcttgaatagcattgagtagccatgaagtttacaaagtcaatcagtgaggctATCTGcacagaggtagcctggcctttgttgcctggaggcaccctctggggaataatgtccagggtgggagaaaggactcttgcttGTTTAAAGCAAGTATAAAATAACCCCAGACcattggacctaatgtgcatgtgtgctatgttgttatgtacatgtaaattaataataataataataataataataataataataataatatattgaaataatatatatgaacaaccccagacacttggacctaatgtgcatgtgtgctatgttgttatgtacatgtaaattaataataataataataatattaatatattgtaataatatatatgaacaaccccagacacttggacctaatgtgcatgtgtgctatgttgttatgtacatgtaaattaataataataataataatattaatatattgtaataatatatatgAACAACCCCAGACACTTGggcctaatgtgcatgtgtgctatgttgttatgtacatgtaaattaataataataataataatattaatatattgtaataatatatatgaacaaccccagacacttggacctaatgtgcatgtgtgctatgttgttatgtacatgtaaattaataataataataataataataatatattgtaataatatatatgaacaaccccagacacttggacctaatgtgcatgtgtgctatgttgttatgtacatgtaaattaataataataataacaacaacaatatattgaaataatatatatgaacaaccccagacacttggacctaatgtgcatgtgtgctatgttgttatgtacatgtaaattaataataataataataataataataataataataatatattgtaataatatatatgaacaaccccagacacttggacctaatgtgcatgtgtgctatgttgttatgtacatgtaaattaataataataataataataataataataatatattgaaataatatatatgaacaaccccagacacttggacctaatgtgcatgtgtgctatgttgttatgtacatgtaaattaataataataataacaacaacaatatattgaaataatatatatgaacaaccccagacacttggacctaatgtgcatgtgtgctatgttgttatgtacatgtaaattaataataataataataataataataataatatattgaaataatatatatgaacaaccccagacacttggacctaatgtgcatgtgtgctatgttgttatgtacatgtaaattaataataataataataataataatatattgaaataatatatatgaacaaccccagacacttggacctaatgtgcatgtgtgctatgttgttatgtacatgtaaattaataataataataataataataataataataatatattgaaataatatatatgaacaaccccagacacttggacctaatgtgcatgtgtgctatgttgttatgtacatgtaaattaataataataataacaacaacaatatattgaaataatatatatgaacaaccccagacacttggacctaatgtgcatgtgtgctatgttgttatgtacatgtaaattattattattattattaataataataataataataataataatatattgaaataatatatatgaacaaccccagacacttggacctaatgtgcatgtgtgctatgttgttatgtacatgtaaattaataataataataacaacaacaatatattgtaataatatatatgaacaaccccagacacttggacctaatgtgcatatgttctgtgttgttatgtacatgtaatttaataataataataataataatatattgtaataatgtattgtaataatatatactgtatatactcaagtataagcctagtttttcagctctttttttaggctgaaaaagtccccctcgtcttatactcgagtcaaggttatttattattttaatctgttattattattattatttgtactacatttataattttactctattagtattattacatttattattttactttattattgtgattacatttattatttacatttattattttactctattatacctcttattactacatttccattgtcttaatcaataataataataaatgtaataatttatttttattaataaattattacatttattatcttattctCTTTAGTATTATtgcaaggatacataagcacatttacattgaagaagatgaaaataatggtttcatcagagttggacagttatcttaaatgacagttttatgtaaatattcaaaaacattggacctactgatacctcaattaatgtaattttattggtatctattttccttttgaaattgaccagtatgtgctgcatttcccaccctcggcttatacttgagtcgacacgttttcccagttttggggggtaaaattagatacctcggcttatattcgggttggcttatacttgagtatatacggtatatataaggagaaggagaagaacccCAGACTCCAATTCCAATGTGCATCATTCCACAGAAGATGCTTTCAGCCAAACAAGGCCAGGTTACTTTTatgaagaccctcactgattgactttgcagcttcacagCTACTCCAaggctaattcaagcttgctaattgcaacatctacacttgcttcaaacagacaagggttctttctcccaccctgggcattattccacagagggtgcctccaggcaacagaggtcacgctacctctatgcagagaccctcactgattgactttgcagtttcatggctactccaatgctaattcaagcttgctaattgcaacatttgtACTTGCTTGAAACGGACAAGGGCCTCCCATGCaggaaacgtgtgtgtgtgtgtatgtatttgtgtgtgtgtgtgtgtgtgtatatatatatatatcagaatcctagggttggaagggacccccaaaggccatccaatccaaccccttttaCTAGGAAGGATGACACAATCCAatacctcccaacagatggccatccagcctatattTAAAGATCATTTTACCCTCCCGAACAGGACCTGGACCCGGGCGTTACAGCTTGCCTCCAACCGTGGGCTTTGCCAACCATGATTACACCCGCTTTGCCAGCCCGGCTTACTCTTTCCACCAGAGGCTCAACAACAGCAGTGAGTATCTAATTGTAGCGGCAAAGAACCATGGGTTTAATTCCTGAAGGTATATTGtccttttaaatgtgtttttcagTCCATCCAAAGGACTCCAGTCCTGGGCCACGCTATTATGTCGAGCCTGAGCTCACACGTTTCGGCAGAGCCAAGGGACCCTCCTATTCCATGCTGGCGCGAAGCAAGCCTAAGGGTAAGCTGGAAggaactatatatatacacacacacacatgtcagactcaaatattaccatatcatgtCCCCATTTGGGCTTCTCTAGCTTCTCAAGCCTATTAAGGAgttccctgaggctgagagagtgtgctttGGTGGCATGTTCCTATATGGCAGAAATGGGGATTGgttgggatgggccttgggagtctcttccaactctaggattcatacacacacacacacacacacaaagtctaaatggccagaagggggttgcacttgatagcccttggtgtctcttccaactctaggatgccgTAGCCCTATTTTCCCATGTGTCATCAAATGTAAGTGAGgccggatggctatctgtcgagaAAGCTTTAATGGTGGCATGGGGTCGGTccaaatggcccttggggtctcctccaactccagGATGATTTAGCTCTATTTCTCCATGAATCTTCAAATGTCTATGAGGTTGGGtcgccatctgtcgggagggctttgatggtggaatggggtcggactggaatggcccttggggtctcctccaactctaggattctatagcccTATTTTCCCATGTGCTTTCAAATGTCATTGAGGCTGCATGgcgatctgtcaggagggctttgatggtggaatggagtTGGCCCGAGTGctccttggggtctcctccaactctaggatgtcATAGCCCTATTTCCCCATTTGCCTTCAAATGTCATTGAGACTGGGTGGccgtctgtcgggagggctttgttggtggaatggggtcggactggaatggcccttgggatctcctcCAGCTCTAGGATGCTGTAGCCCTATTTTCCCATATGCCTTTAAATGtcattgaggctggatggctatctgtcgggagggctttgatggtggaaTAGGGTCAGCCCAAATGGTCCTTGGGTTCACTTCCAACTATAGGATGCTGTACCCCTATTTTCCCATATGTCATCAAATGtaaatgaggctggatggccatctgtcaagagggctttgttggtggaatggggtaggactggaatggcccttgtgggtctcttccaactctaggatgctatagCTCTATTTTCCCAGGTGCCATCAAATATCAaggaggctggatgtccatctgtcaggagggattggattgtgctttcccttggggtcttttccaaccctAGTATTCTATGAATGACATACTATGAGGCCAGTCTGTCTCAATGCTGTTGTGCTCCTTGCCTTTTCCAGGTATTCCTCGGACTCCCGGACCTGCAACCTACCACTTGGAGAAGGTGCCTCCTCCATCCCATCAGCGGCCACCCTCTTTCTCAATCGGGGCCCGGACCAAGCCCCGCCCGGTGGACCCCGTCCCGGCCCCCAACAGCTACACTCTCCCTTCACTCCTGGGCCCCCACGTCCCCTACAAAGCCTCCAGCCCCAGTTTCTCCGTTGCTGGCCGGAGCGCCAAAGGTGGTCACTCGGAGGACCTCCAACGAACACCGGGGCCTGGCCGTTACAAGACGACGGACCCTGACGTCTACCTGTGCCGCTCGCCGGCCTTCTCCATGCTGGGGAGGTTCAAGCAGGGCAAAGGGGGTCTCCCAACCCCGGGGCCTGGTGCACACAGCCCCGAGAAGGTGACAATCCACAGGGCAAGGGCCCCCTCCTACTCCCTCGGCATCCGGCACTCGGAATTCCTCATGCCACTTGTCGGGGAGGCTCTGGAATGGTAGGCAAGGCTGCCCTTGACCAACTCCATTGTGAGACTCATGGAATGAATCCCAACGGTGTGACACTTTGGCAATAAAAACGAAATGCTCAAATATAGGCGTCTTAGTCGATGTAAGCGGTCTTTCCTCCAACTGTGTTGCTGTGGGTTGAGTCTTCTCTTGAAAGAACAAGCCAAGACACACAGGGGCTGAAAATACCAGACATGCTGATTGTTCGGAAGACAAGAGTCTCACACTAGCGCCCATCTATATTATAGGGCCTTCGCTACAATGTCATTAATCACCCCAAACCTCAGGTGCCTCGTGTCTGCTCCTTCCCTATACCAGAGCCCACCTTCTCACACCTCAGGGCCATTGACTTTTACGGCTGATTCATGTGTCCTTGCAGCATCCTGTTCTTGACCATGTGCTCTGTGTCAGGACCAGGAAGCTGATAGTTGCATGGCATGGAGTGATCATGAGTTGATCACAAGTGCAACGTGAGCCGATAGTGTGAAAACGACCAAAGCAATCCTAGGCTTCATTGATGGCAGTCTAGCATCtcgagcagtgtttcttaacttgggggtcgggactctgtgggggttgcgagggggtttcagaggggttgccaaagaccattagaaaacatatatttctgatggtcttcggaacccctttggcagagaaggctgaagaggagggtgactaaaatgatcaagggcctggagaacaaaccctatgagaagcagcttaaagaactgggcatgtttagcctgaagaagagaaggttgagaggagacatgatagccatgtataaatatgtgagaggaagtcatagggaggagggagcaagcttgttttctgctgccctggagactaggacagggaacaatggcttcaaactacaagaaaggagattccatctgaacattaggaagaactaatgaactgtgagagctgttcagcagtggaactctctgccccggagtgtggtggaggctcctgctttggaggctggatggccttttgtcgggggtactttgaatgcaattttcctgcatcttggcagggggttggactggatggcccatgaggtctcttccaactctatgattctatgatccttctcttcctttttggaagcagaCAGCAAATCTTCcccccaaaagccctcctctactgtgattggctggcctctcagccaaggggagggctgtttctgacactccaagcaggcgtgctcggtgcatggcagtgtggtgcacatgtgcaggtgagggagagcgtgcaaagCTGGAGGAAGGCTCGCGCCCGTGACTCCCTTCAAGGTATGGGAGTattgtgtggaaaatttggcccaattctatcactgatggggttcagaatgctctttgattgtaagtgaactataaatcccagcaactacaactcccaaatgtcaaagtcgattttccccaaactccaccagtgttcacatttgagcatattgagtatttatgccaagtttggtccaaatctatcattgtttgagtccacagggctctctggatgtaggtgaactacaattcctaagctcaaggtcaatgcccatcaaatccttccagtattttgttggtcatcggagttctgtgtaccaagtttggtccaattccattgttggtggagctcagaatgctctttgattgttagtgaactataaatcccagcaactacaattcccaaatgacaacatctaacgcccccctccaaacccaccagtattcaaatttgggtgtatcgggtatttgtaccaaatttggtccagtgaatgaagatacatcctgcatatcagatatttacattacaattcataacaggagcaaaatgacagttatgaagtaccaacaaaaataattttatggttgggggtcaccacaacatgaggaactgtattaaggggtcgcgtcattagaaaggttgagaaacataaTCTAGAGCAAgggttttcaaactgtgctccgcaAAGCCCTtgggatgatgatggtgatgatgatgatgatgatgatgattattattattattagggagctttgagatggttgaacagaagctctccgaagctctaggtgctcttactgcctattacagggaaaaccaactgatccctaatccatctaaaacacagacatgtgcctttcaccttaagaacagacaagcatcccgagctctgaggattacttgggaaggaatcccactggagcattgcagcgcacccaaatacatgggagtcactttggaccgtgctctgacctacaagaagcactgcctgaacatcaaacaaaaagtgggcgctagaaacatcatacgaaagctgactggcacaacctggggatcacaaccagacacagtgaagacatctgcccttgcgctatgctactctgctgctgagtatgcatgcccagtgtggaacacatctcaccacactaaaacagtagatgtggctcttaatgagacatgccgcattatcacagggtgtctgcgacccacaccactggagaaattacactgcttagccggtattgcaccacctgacatccgccaggaagtagcagccaatagtgaaagaatcaaggcagagacatctccagctcatcccctgtttgggtattagccagcacgtcaacgacttaaatcaagacatagttttcttagatctacagagacacttgctggaacaccccagcaagcgagagtccaaaagtggcaggcccaaacccagcacctcaattcatgggtgataccagatgagagactcccccctgggcactcagaagactgggcaacttggaaggcgctgaacagattacgctctggcaccacgagatgcagagccaatcttaagaaatggggctacagggtggaatcctcggcatgcgagtgcggagaagaacaaaccactgaccacctgctgcaatgcaccctgagccctgccacatgcatgatggaggaccttcttgcagcaaccccagaggcactccaagtggccagatactggtcaaaggatacttaaccaaataccaaatttgcaaaatctgtgtgttttttttctttcttttttttctttttctttttaatctctgtgtttgttttgctctgttagaattgtaatacaatggttgctgatgacatgataaataaatattattacaaagtctgggtggccatctgttggacatgctttcattgtgcttttcctgcatagcagaaaggggttggacgaGATGGCCTCTGGAGTTTCTGCtgctattattgctgttgttgttgttgttgttgttacaaaggctagGTGGCCttgtgttgggggtgctttgattgtgcttttcctgcgtggtagaatcaaggggttggactggatgactattTAGCTTTCTGATGTGTTGGCTTTCTTGATCTCC encodes:
- the CIMAP1D gene encoding protein CIMAP1D yields the protein MLARSKPKGIPRTPGPATYHLEKVPPPSHQRPPSFSIGARTKPRPVDPVPAPNSYTLPSLLGPHVPYKASSPSFSVAGRSAKGGHSEDLQRTPGPGRYKTTDPDVYLCRSPAFSMLGRFKQGKGGLPTPGPGAHSPEKVTIHRARAPSYSLGIRHSEFLMPLVGEALEW